Proteins from a single region of Chryseobacterium sp. T16E-39:
- a CDS encoding response regulator transcription factor: MKKIILIEDETSVVSFIKKGLQEKGYEISVAFDGRTGVQLVEANDFDLVILDIMLPEMNGLDVCKEIRKTNQHVPILFLTALGTSENIVLGLESGGDDYLVKPFKFIELVARIKSLLRRSISNNATLETAEPEVDNEYIYQVSDLIVNDYTKKITRAGEEVSLTSTEYKLLMYFLNNPEKVISRAEILDAVWGVNYELGTNVVDVYVNYLRKKLDSQEDQKLIHTVIGMGYVLKKP, translated from the coding sequence ATGAAAAAAATTATTCTGATCGAAGACGAAACCAGTGTGGTCTCTTTTATTAAAAAAGGACTTCAGGAAAAAGGCTATGAAATTTCTGTAGCTTTTGACGGACGTACAGGTGTACAGCTGGTAGAAGCCAATGATTTTGATCTGGTAATTTTAGATATTATGCTGCCTGAAATGAATGGTCTTGATGTCTGTAAAGAAATAAGAAAGACCAATCAGCATGTTCCCATCCTTTTCCTTACCGCATTGGGAACTTCAGAAAATATTGTTCTGGGCCTTGAAAGCGGCGGGGATGATTATCTTGTAAAACCATTTAAATTTATTGAGCTCGTTGCCCGTATCAAATCTTTATTGAGACGGAGTATCAGCAATAATGCGACCCTGGAGACTGCAGAGCCGGAGGTAGATAACGAATATATTTACCAGGTTTCAGATCTGATCGTGAATGATTATACTAAAAAAATAACGCGGGCAGGAGAAGAGGTCTCCCTTACTTCTACAGAATATAAATTATTGATGTATTTCCTGAATAATCCTGAAAAAGTAATTTCCAGAGCAGAAATCCTGGATGCAGTTTGGGGTGTCAATTATGAGCTGGGAACCAATGTCGTTGATGTATATGTGAATTATTTAAGGAAAAAGCTCGACAGCCAGGAAGATCAAAAGCTGATCCACACAGTAATAGGAATGGGATATGTACTAAAAAAACCATAA
- a CDS encoding TIGR03364 family FAD-dependent oxidoreductase has product MTTKFDLIVVGGGILGTFHAYHALKRNLKVALVEKNSLPQGATVRNFGQVVPSGMDLKWQNFGRESLAIYNELQSQTDLTIRKNGSVYLASNEEELQLIHELHDINQKNSYESVLLSKNDCMKKFDGLRSDYCKGGLFFPEELSIDSGEMIVKLHRLLQEKLDLKIYYNTTVVETYETDSQCTAITADGQELHAAKIIICGGHEFKTLYPNVFNESDLVVTKLQMLQTKPQGIYSLQGNILTGLSIRRYESFQECPSFESIKALEDPHSFEKKFGVHILFKQALDGSIILGDSHEYASAKDSDDLGYDLNMEIDEFMISEAKKIMDLPTYEIQRRWFGIYSQCKTKDIFEHNPSSNIHIITGIGGKGMTASGGFSKFNIDKIYA; this is encoded by the coding sequence ATGACAACAAAATTTGACCTTATTGTTGTAGGAGGTGGGATCCTGGGAACATTCCACGCTTATCATGCATTAAAAAGAAACCTGAAAGTAGCTTTAGTGGAGAAGAATTCTTTGCCTCAGGGAGCTACCGTAAGAAATTTCGGACAAGTGGTTCCTTCAGGAATGGATCTTAAATGGCAGAATTTCGGAAGGGAAAGTTTAGCGATCTATAACGAACTGCAATCCCAAACCGACCTGACGATACGAAAGAATGGCTCCGTTTATTTAGCCTCCAACGAGGAAGAACTTCAACTGATCCATGAGCTTCATGATATCAACCAGAAAAATAGTTATGAGTCTGTTCTCCTCTCAAAAAATGACTGTATGAAAAAATTCGATGGTTTGCGATCCGATTATTGTAAAGGGGGGCTTTTTTTCCCTGAAGAGCTTTCTATAGATTCTGGTGAAATGATCGTAAAACTGCACCGTCTTTTACAGGAAAAATTAGATTTAAAGATTTACTACAATACGACAGTTGTAGAGACTTATGAAACTGACAGTCAATGCACTGCAATTACAGCTGACGGACAGGAACTTCATGCAGCAAAAATTATTATCTGTGGCGGACACGAGTTTAAAACATTATATCCTAATGTATTCAATGAAAGCGACTTAGTAGTTACCAAACTTCAGATGTTACAGACAAAACCGCAGGGCATTTATTCCTTACAGGGAAATATCCTTACCGGTTTATCTATCCGGAGATACGAATCATTTCAGGAATGTCCTTCTTTTGAAAGTATCAAAGCATTAGAAGATCCTCATTCTTTTGAGAAAAAATTCGGTGTCCATATTTTATTTAAACAGGCTCTTGATGGTTCAATTATTCTGGGAGATTCCCATGAGTACGCGAGTGCAAAAGATTCGGATGATTTGGGGTATGACCTGAATATGGAAATTGATGAATTTATGATCAGTGAAGCAAAGAAGATTATGGACCTTCCTACTTACGAGATCCAAAGAAGGTGGTTTGGAATCTATTCCCAATGTAAAACAAAAGATATATTCGAACACAATCCATCTTCCAATATTCATATTATCACAGGTATCGGAGGAAAAGGAATGACCGCAAGTGGCGGTTTTTCAAAATTTAATATTGATAAAATTTACGCATAA
- a CDS encoding helix-turn-helix domain-containing protein: protein MNDFLIGIGKRLKDIRKKNNLTINELAFKANVSNGLVSRIENGRTIPSLPVLLDLIQSLEIDASFFFEGVEKKSNAKFIYLPKDNQQLIEKEVEAEGFKYVHIFSKSLHSLGFEAVLLTLEPNSKREKVITDAWEFKYILKGEVKYLIDNEEIILHEGDSLYFNGKLPHVPVSISNESCIMLVLYFYSDK from the coding sequence ATGAATGATTTTTTAATAGGCATCGGTAAAAGATTAAAAGATATTAGAAAGAAAAATAATTTAACCATCAATGAACTGGCTTTCAAGGCTAATGTGAGCAATGGTCTGGTATCCCGAATTGAAAACGGGAGAACGATTCCTTCTCTTCCTGTTCTTTTAGACCTCATCCAGTCCCTGGAAATCGATGCAAGCTTTTTCTTCGAAGGGGTTGAAAAAAAATCAAACGCTAAATTCATTTATTTGCCTAAAGATAATCAGCAGCTTATTGAAAAAGAAGTAGAGGCAGAAGGCTTTAAATATGTTCATATTTTCAGCAAAAGTCTTCATTCTTTGGGTTTTGAAGCCGTTCTACTAACCCTGGAACCCAATTCAAAAAGGGAAAAGGTAATTACAGATGCCTGGGAATTCAAATATATTCTGAAAGGAGAAGTAAAATACCTGATCGATAATGAGGAAATCATTTTACACGAAGGAGATTCACTGTATTTCAATGGGAAATTACCTCACGTACCGGTAAGCATCAGCAATGAAAGCTGTATCATGCTGGTTCTTTACTTCTACTCTGATAAATAG
- a CDS encoding GNAT family N-acetyltransferase has protein sequence MNTQNNEVKIEAYRPEYKEAFKALNEEWIKTFFVMESGDYKLLDNPEEYIIDKGGHIVFALLDNEVVGTCALVKTEDPLTYELSKMAVSPKAQGKKIGYLLGQALVDKARALKAGKIFLETNSVLVPAIKLYEKLGFEHIAISHSAYDRCDTQMELIFKD, from the coding sequence ATGAATACCCAGAATAATGAAGTAAAGATAGAGGCTTATCGACCTGAATACAAAGAAGCCTTTAAAGCCCTGAATGAAGAATGGATCAAAACATTTTTCGTTATGGAAAGTGGAGATTATAAACTGCTGGATAATCCGGAAGAATATATTATTGACAAAGGAGGTCACATCGTATTTGCATTGTTGGATAACGAGGTGGTAGGAACCTGTGCTTTAGTAAAAACTGAGGATCCTCTTACCTATGAACTTTCAAAGATGGCGGTAAGCCCAAAAGCACAAGGTAAAAAGATTGGATATCTACTAGGACAGGCTTTAGTAGATAAAGCAAGAGCACTGAAAGCCGGAAAAATATTCCTTGAGACAAATTCCGTTTTAGTTCCTGCTATAAAGTTATACGAAAAGCTAGGCTTTGAGCATATTGCGATTAGTCATTCGGCTTATGATCGGTGTGATACACAAATGGAACTGATTTTTAAGGATTAA
- a CDS encoding HAD-IA family hydrolase produces MKNIELLVLDMAGTTINEDNVVYKTLMHAVNDYGYGVSLEKVLSSCAGKEKLEAISSLLHEIGGDKNEALPIFENFSDQLKTAYQNLEVKPIDGVEDFLLKMRSKNKKIILNTGYSHEIAQQLLDKLGWKENVYYDALITANDVSESRPSPEMIHLAMQKFNIRDPQKVLKAGDSVVDIEEGKNAHCGLTIAVLSGAQKRPELEKSNPDYIFNTISEAEEII; encoded by the coding sequence ATGAAGAACATAGAATTATTGGTTCTGGACATGGCCGGAACTACAATTAATGAAGATAATGTAGTATATAAAACTTTAATGCATGCCGTTAATGATTACGGCTATGGAGTGAGTCTTGAAAAGGTCTTGTCCAGCTGTGCAGGAAAGGAAAAACTGGAAGCTATCAGCAGCTTATTACATGAAATCGGGGGTGATAAAAATGAAGCTCTTCCCATCTTTGAAAATTTCTCAGACCAGCTTAAAACAGCCTATCAAAATTTAGAGGTAAAACCGATTGATGGAGTTGAGGATTTTTTATTAAAAATGAGATCCAAAAATAAAAAAATTATTCTCAATACAGGATACAGCCATGAGATTGCGCAACAACTCCTGGATAAATTAGGCTGGAAAGAAAACGTATATTATGACGCGCTTATTACCGCTAATGATGTATCTGAAAGCCGTCCAAGTCCTGAAATGATCCATCTGGCTATGCAGAAATTCAATATCCGTGATCCGCAAAAGGTATTAAAAGCAGGTGATTCGGTCGTTGATATTGAGGAAGGAAAAAATGCACATTGTGGATTAACGATCGCTGTTCTTTCCGGAGCTCAAAAAAGACCTGAACTGGAAAAATCCAATCCGGATTATATATTCAATACCATCTCTGAGGCTGAAGAAATTATCTAG
- a CDS encoding DUF5690 family protein, with protein MADNTRKNTMVTLKAAFSAFGVYFCMYGFRKPFTVASFEGLAYFGVDYKVLIIIAQVMGYFISKFIGIRFISELKPEKRIFFLFTFIAIAELALLGFAIVPAPYNILCMFINGIPLGMIWGIVFSYIEGRKTTEIIGLFLCSSFVVSSGFTKSVGKFIMDTFGVSEFWMPFTAGLFFIIPLIIFGVLLNKIPQPSEEDILLKNKRLPLDKPARKALIRQFFIPMMCITVLYISLTILRDFRDNFNREIWDALNFKSDSSIFTITEIPIAIVVLLVLSLMVRVKNNKRAFTYYHYILFVGIGTVGFSTYFFQHHMMSPFLWMMLSGLGMYLCYIPFNGIYFDRMIAAFEIKGNVGFLIYFVDSFGYLGSVLILLYKNFGSSKTTWLNFYIHLNYFIVIIVLISSIIAYVAFKKKSKPKLNNNQYINFDASKMV; from the coding sequence ATGGCAGATAACACTCGTAAAAACACAATGGTAACACTGAAAGCAGCATTTTCTGCTTTCGGTGTTTACTTCTGCATGTATGGGTTTAGAAAACCCTTTACAGTAGCCTCTTTCGAAGGACTCGCCTACTTTGGCGTTGACTATAAAGTATTGATCATTATCGCTCAGGTTATGGGATATTTTATTTCAAAATTTATTGGAATACGATTCATTTCTGAGCTTAAACCTGAAAAAAGGATTTTCTTTCTTTTTACTTTTATTGCCATTGCAGAACTTGCCCTATTAGGTTTTGCTATTGTTCCAGCTCCTTACAATATACTATGTATGTTCATTAACGGAATTCCGTTAGGGATGATCTGGGGCATTGTATTTTCCTACATCGAAGGACGGAAAACAACAGAGATTATCGGGTTGTTTTTATGTTCAAGCTTTGTGGTTTCGTCCGGATTCACTAAATCTGTTGGAAAATTTATCATGGATACCTTTGGGGTTTCAGAATTCTGGATGCCCTTCACAGCGGGTCTGTTTTTTATCATTCCATTAATCATCTTCGGTGTTTTATTAAATAAAATTCCTCAGCCTTCCGAGGAGGACATTTTATTAAAAAACAAAAGACTTCCATTGGATAAACCAGCCAGAAAAGCATTGATCCGCCAGTTTTTTATTCCGATGATGTGTATTACTGTTTTGTATATCAGTTTGACGATTCTCCGGGATTTCAGAGACAATTTCAATCGTGAGATCTGGGATGCCCTGAATTTTAAATCAGACAGTTCAATTTTCACGATAACGGAAATTCCTATTGCTATCGTTGTTCTTCTGGTGTTAAGCTTAATGGTCCGGGTTAAGAACAACAAAAGAGCTTTCACCTATTACCATTACATTCTTTTCGTGGGGATCGGAACCGTAGGTTTTTCCACCTATTTTTTCCAGCATCATATGATGTCACCTTTTTTATGGATGATGCTTTCTGGATTGGGAATGTATCTATGCTATATTCCCTTCAACGGAATTTACTTTGACCGGATGATCGCTGCGTTTGAAATTAAAGGCAATGTCGGCTTCCTTATTTATTTCGTAGATTCATTCGGATATCTGGGAAGTGTTCTGATCTTGCTTTATAAGAATTTCGGATCTTCCAAAACCACCTGGCTGAATTTTTATATTCACCTCAATTACTTTATTGTGATCATTGTTTTGATTTCTTCAATCATTGCTTATGTAGCGTTCAAAAAAAAATCAAAACCTAAATTAAATAACAATCAATATATCAATTTCGACGCATCGAAAATGGTTTAA
- a CDS encoding LamG-like jellyroll fold domain-containing protein codes for MKTKLFSMALVASCFISAQTKKVLFIGIDGCRADVMMSSNTPNIKSLITKSVYSLDGLCAATTWSGNGWSTMLTGVWHTKHNVQDNNFTNPNYINYPDFLTRAEAYNPNLRTISLAHWAPINDIIVKDADVQTNFGTDLAVKNAAVNALQNDNPDILFVDFDDVDHAGHSYGFSSTVPQYVSSMQTTDSYIGEIVNAMKTRATYNNEDWLVVLTTDHGAVNDGHGGGNLSERNIFTIYSNPNLTPQQISKTEVNSNITHNQLNFPAGTYAKPVNQVPFNFGSTQDFTIEFWVKPNASFSSDPVMISNKNWNSGKNKGFVISGYSGQTYKVNIGDGTNRIDLVGGKMETNKWKHIAVSFDRDGLVTLYEDGVPVTFAKMNTIGNIDSGLPLTINQDGTNTYGQNLAASYKDIRIWKSALPNDVIVNWATQSITSSHPNYSQLLANWKCDEASGNTLTDSSSNNNNSSITGSPTRSLNTANNFKIYNYLSTTRETDHLPTVLNWLCIPVQSSWGIDGVNRLPNCQGNTLSARNIEKSSEDFAIYPNPADQKINVKFKSEEKEITLQVIDTKGTIVSSKKVKSSFGQYDEVFDISTVPSGIYFIKLTGTQKSFTKSFIKK; via the coding sequence ATGAAAACAAAACTATTTTCAATGGCCCTGGTCGCGAGCTGCTTTATAAGTGCTCAAACGAAAAAAGTCCTTTTTATTGGTATTGACGGATGCCGTGCAGATGTCATGATGTCATCCAATACTCCCAACATCAAGAGCCTGATTACAAAGTCTGTTTATTCCCTGGATGGCCTTTGTGCTGCAACTACCTGGAGTGGAAACGGATGGAGCACGATGTTAACGGGCGTATGGCATACAAAACACAATGTTCAGGATAATAATTTCACCAATCCAAACTACATTAATTATCCGGATTTTCTAACCCGTGCGGAAGCTTACAATCCAAATTTAAGAACCATTTCACTGGCACACTGGGCTCCGATCAATGATATTATTGTTAAAGACGCAGATGTTCAGACCAACTTCGGAACAGATCTGGCAGTAAAAAATGCAGCCGTAAATGCTTTACAGAACGATAATCCTGATATTCTATTTGTGGATTTTGATGATGTAGACCATGCCGGGCATTCGTATGGATTTTCTTCCACAGTTCCCCAATATGTTTCATCAATGCAGACTACAGATAGTTATATCGGAGAAATTGTAAATGCAATGAAAACCAGAGCCACTTACAATAATGAAGACTGGCTGGTGGTTTTAACAACAGACCATGGAGCCGTTAATGATGGTCACGGTGGAGGAAACCTTTCTGAAAGAAACATCTTTACCATATATTCTAATCCAAATCTTACTCCACAGCAGATAAGCAAGACGGAAGTTAACTCAAATATTACTCACAACCAGCTTAATTTCCCAGCAGGAACATATGCTAAACCTGTTAATCAGGTTCCGTTTAATTTTGGAAGCACACAGGATTTTACCATTGAATTTTGGGTAAAACCTAATGCAAGCTTCTCCAGTGATCCCGTAATGATCAGTAATAAAAACTGGAACAGCGGAAAAAACAAAGGATTCGTTATTTCAGGATACTCAGGGCAGACGTATAAAGTAAATATTGGTGACGGAACTAACAGGATCGACCTGGTAGGTGGTAAAATGGAAACCAACAAATGGAAACATATTGCCGTAAGCTTTGATAGAGATGGTCTTGTAACCTTATATGAAGATGGTGTTCCTGTCACTTTTGCTAAAATGAATACGATCGGAAATATTGATTCCGGACTTCCGCTTACGATCAATCAGGACGGGACCAATACTTATGGACAAAACCTTGCTGCTTCTTATAAAGACATCAGAATCTGGAAATCTGCACTTCCAAATGATGTCATTGTTAATTGGGCTACCCAAAGTATTACCTCATCGCACCCTAACTATTCCCAATTGTTAGCAAACTGGAAGTGTGATGAAGCTTCAGGAAATACGCTAACTGACTCAAGTTCAAACAACAACAACAGCTCTATTACCGGAAGCCCAACCCGTAGCCTTAACACTGCAAACAATTTCAAAATTTACAATTACTTATCTACCACAAGAGAAACAGACCATCTGCCAACTGTATTGAACTGGTTATGTATTCCTGTTCAGAGTTCATGGGGAATTGACGGGGTAAACAGACTGCCTAACTGTCAGGGCAATACTTTATCTGCAAGAAACATTGAAAAATCATCTGAGGATTTCGCTATTTATCCCAATCCTGCGGATCAGAAAATCAATGTAAAATTCAAATCAGAGGAAAAAGAAATAACCCTGCAGGTAATCGATACTAAAGGAACTATAGTTTCTTCTAAAAAAGTGAAATCATCATTTGGACAATATGATGAAGTATTCGATATCAGTACAGTACCAAGTGGTATCTATTTTATAAAACTTACAGGAACTCAGAAGTCTTTCACTAAAAGTTTTATTAAAAAATAA
- a CDS encoding TonB-dependent receptor: protein MKTKLKKLLLLMFLCFIGWVSAQKQTVTGIVSDENQPLPGATIKIKGSSKNIITDLDGKFTISDLKTGEYNLQISYIGYENNNISVQIQSEENTDLGVIRLSQKHKNIDEVIVTATLKNSEARALSLQKNAINITNVIASDGIGKLPDRNAAETVQRVQGVSIERDQGEGRFVSIRGLPPFWASTTINGNRLPTAEEETTSRATAFDFFPTELISYVHVNKSFTPDMEADGIGGGVNFITKTPPMKQELKITVGSGYNAKSDKGVYNLGLLYGGRTKDKKFGYLFNVAHFTRNWSTDNFEARRSGDEGVFRLELRDYNGVRKTTGINTAFEYVLSPKSTLYLKGMYGTLSDDETHYKHRIRFDKFSSGDHTARVELQNIHNLLITELTSVSLGGIHQLNKGKIDWDLSYYDNKFKYGNIPDKQNNSYYVIKYTQSGVGIDPSYIADHGNGPRAYWKADGGKLDYKDPDALFGFYSDPNFKMDASKMRFTDLEFYKVFIDEKDKIVAAFNHELNISDRLTLKYGFKYRDKERTAKFSDIFYSWNNGTAPLLSDFGQYITTQPNGPKYLSEMNAHIGNTFGPVLSTTGMNQFWFQNQGNLKINPADSESLEYNKALGRNFDVFEKHADAYGMGTFKLNDKITVLGGIRLSNTNTKVRGYNVVDDKLVSVENTKKYLAVLPMLHIKYTLNDKTNLRFAATRTFSRPNFGDLTPGGTYIEADNEFKGGNPNLNPTYSLNFDLMGEYYFSNVGILSGGVFYKSITDPVFQDSFIGSYNGINGVQYTAPNNGKAASLGGVELGLNRRFDFLPGFLQYFGTQLNATFMTSEMEKPSGRKVALPYQAKQLYNVQLFFEKKGFNARLAYNYKGKYAVEYAEDDINDTYYGKYSSLDFGGSYQFTKHLMLYADVNNILNKPLIYHFGKNEDRPEQVEYYGVRFNLGIKLNF, encoded by the coding sequence ATGAAAACAAAATTGAAGAAATTATTACTCCTTATGTTTCTTTGTTTCATTGGTTGGGTATCTGCCCAAAAACAAACGGTTACAGGAATTGTATCCGACGAGAATCAGCCCCTTCCTGGTGCGACCATCAAAATAAAAGGATCATCTAAAAATATTATCACTGATCTTGATGGTAAATTTACGATCAGCGACCTTAAAACGGGTGAATATAATTTACAGATCAGCTATATAGGATACGAAAACAACAATATTTCAGTACAAATCCAATCTGAAGAGAATACAGACCTTGGTGTCATCCGATTATCCCAAAAACATAAAAATATTGACGAGGTAATCGTTACAGCAACTTTAAAAAACAGTGAAGCAAGAGCTTTAAGCCTACAAAAGAACGCAATAAACATTACCAACGTGATTGCTTCTGATGGTATCGGGAAGCTACCGGACAGAAATGCAGCAGAAACGGTTCAGCGTGTCCAGGGAGTTTCCATTGAAAGGGATCAGGGAGAGGGAAGATTTGTATCCATCAGAGGACTCCCTCCATTCTGGGCGTCAACAACGATCAACGGAAACAGGCTCCCCACAGCAGAAGAAGAAACAACCTCAAGAGCAACAGCATTTGACTTTTTTCCAACAGAACTTATTTCCTACGTTCACGTAAACAAATCTTTTACGCCAGATATGGAAGCAGACGGTATAGGAGGCGGAGTCAATTTCATCACGAAAACTCCTCCTATGAAACAGGAGCTAAAAATCACAGTTGGAAGTGGTTACAATGCAAAATCTGATAAAGGCGTTTATAATCTGGGACTGTTATATGGAGGAAGAACGAAAGATAAAAAATTCGGTTATCTTTTTAATGTTGCTCATTTTACCAGAAACTGGTCTACAGATAATTTTGAAGCAAGAAGAAGTGGTGATGAAGGAGTTTTCAGATTAGAATTACGTGATTATAACGGGGTAAGAAAAACGACCGGGATCAATACCGCTTTTGAATATGTGCTGTCTCCAAAGAGTACTTTATATTTAAAAGGAATGTATGGAACTTTGTCTGATGATGAAACCCACTACAAGCACAGAATAAGATTCGACAAATTCAGTTCAGGCGATCATACAGCAAGAGTTGAACTGCAGAACATCCACAATCTTTTAATTACAGAGCTAACTTCTGTTTCTTTAGGTGGAATTCATCAGTTAAATAAGGGAAAAATTGATTGGGACCTATCCTATTATGATAATAAATTCAAATATGGAAACATTCCTGACAAACAGAATAATTCCTATTATGTTATCAAATACACCCAATCCGGAGTTGGAATTGACCCCAGCTATATTGCAGATCACGGAAACGGACCAAGAGCCTACTGGAAAGCCGATGGCGGAAAATTAGATTATAAAGACCCAGATGCTTTATTTGGTTTTTACAGTGATCCAAATTTTAAAATGGACGCCTCAAAGATGAGATTTACCGATCTGGAATTCTATAAAGTTTTTATTGATGAGAAAGATAAAATTGTCGCTGCTTTCAATCACGAATTGAATATTTCTGACCGGCTAACCTTAAAATATGGTTTTAAATACAGGGATAAAGAGCGTACGGCAAAGTTCTCTGATATTTTCTATAGCTGGAATAACGGAACAGCCCCTCTTCTCTCTGATTTCGGACAATACATTACAACGCAACCGAATGGTCCTAAATACTTAAGTGAAATGAATGCCCATATTGGAAATACTTTCGGACCCGTTTTATCAACCACAGGGATGAATCAGTTTTGGTTTCAGAATCAAGGGAATTTAAAAATAAATCCCGCAGATTCAGAATCTCTTGAATACAACAAAGCTTTAGGAAGAAATTTCGATGTCTTTGAAAAACATGCAGATGCTTACGGAATGGGGACTTTTAAATTGAATGATAAAATTACGGTTTTGGGTGGAATCCGGTTATCAAACACCAACACCAAAGTACGGGGATACAATGTAGTTGATGACAAATTAGTTTCAGTTGAAAACACCAAAAAATACCTTGCAGTTCTACCGATGCTACACATCAAGTACACCTTAAATGACAAAACAAACCTTCGTTTCGCTGCTACAAGAACATTCTCCAGACCTAATTTCGGAGATTTAACTCCGGGCGGAACTTACATTGAAGCAGATAATGAATTCAAAGGAGGAAACCCCAATCTGAATCCTACATATTCATTAAACTTTGACCTCATGGGAGAATATTATTTCTCTAACGTTGGGATCTTAAGTGGTGGGGTCTTTTATAAATCAATCACAGATCCTGTTTTCCAAGACTCTTTTATCGGATCATATAATGGAATAAATGGTGTACAATATACCGCTCCCAATAACGGAAAGGCAGCTTCTTTAGGAGGTGTAGAGCTTGGCCTCAACAGAAGGTTTGATTTCCTTCCCGGTTTCTTACAATATTTCGGAACCCAGCTGAATGCTACATTTATGACTTCAGAAATGGAAAAGCCAAGTGGTAGAAAAGTGGCGCTTCCCTATCAGGCAAAGCAGTTATATAATGTACAGTTATTCTTCGAAAAGAAAGGGTTCAACGCAAGGCTGGCTTATAACTACAAAGGAAAATATGCGGTCGAATATGCTGAAGATGATATCAATGATACTTATTACGGGAAATACAGCAGTTTAGATTTTGGAGGCTCTTATCAGTTTACGAAACATTTAATGTTGTACGCAGACGTAAATAACATTCTGAATAAACCTTTGATCTATCATTTCGGAAAAAATGAAGATAGACCTGAACAGGTAGAATACTATGGTGTAAGATTCAATCTGGGAATTAAACTGAACTTCTAA